The proteins below are encoded in one region of Campylobacter rectus:
- a CDS encoding ABC transporter ATP-binding protein — protein sequence MRLEIKNLSCGYNDRTVIENFNASLADGDVFCLLGSNGVGKTTTFKTILGFLKPLGGEILADGENVLAMSDKQRAQLISYVPQAHVPPFAFSVFDVVMMSANARLGMFERPSKEDEGVALGALETLKMGDFKDKIYTDLSGGERQMVLIARALAQRSKVILLDEPTANLDFGNQMRVLRQIKELAAHGYIVVMTSHQPEQVFYVGAKVAMLGRDKSYIYGAAKDVVTSENLREIYGTDIRVVRNEIEGEEHYSCVAIL from the coding sequence GTGAGACTTGAGATCAAGAATTTAAGCTGCGGTTACAATGATCGCACCGTGATAGAAAATTTTAACGCTAGCCTCGCGGACGGCGACGTATTTTGCCTACTCGGTAGCAACGGCGTGGGCAAAACGACGACGTTTAAGACGATTTTGGGTTTTTTAAAGCCTCTTGGCGGCGAAATTTTAGCGGACGGCGAAAACGTGCTAGCTATGAGCGACAAACAGCGCGCGCAACTCATCAGCTATGTGCCGCAAGCGCACGTGCCGCCCTTTGCCTTTAGCGTGTTTGACGTCGTGATGATGAGTGCAAACGCGCGGCTTGGAATGTTTGAGCGACCGAGCAAGGAGGACGAGGGCGTAGCTTTGGGCGCGCTTGAAACGTTAAAAATGGGTGATTTTAAGGATAAAATTTACACCGATCTAAGCGGCGGCGAGCGGCAAATGGTGCTGATCGCGCGAGCTTTGGCGCAGCGCTCGAAGGTCATCTTGCTTGACGAGCCCACGGCCAATCTAGACTTTGGTAATCAAATGCGCGTCCTGCGCCAGATAAAGGAGCTTGCCGCGCACGGATACATCGTCGTGATGACCTCGCATCAGCCCGAGCAGGTCTTTTATGTAGGTGCGAAAGTTGCGATGCTGGGGCGCGATAAGAGCTACATCTACGGCGCGGCAAAAGATGTGGTTACGAGCGAAAATCTGCGCGAGATCTACGGGACGGATATAAGGGTGGTGAGAAACGAGATAGAGGGGGAGGAGCATTATTCCTGCGTCGCTATATTGTGA
- a CDS encoding ABC transporter substrate-binding protein, which translates to MFKKILFLAAMAVILQARVVLDSDGKEVQVPDVIERATPMIGAFVQVSAMLGNEDRIISGATRLPPLMEKIFPKIRTSGNQSGILGSSVETLIASKTQVVFGPVGMMFDENAKKQLEAASIAVVKVDKMSNVKEIQDSFSKIAQIWGGQSVQRAKEFNAYFDENVKFASERTAKIEPKKRVLVLNFNSGNFSTISSSDIGAEYIKIAGGINLSSEISKEDFKISKALNEEQVIIFNPDVIITNSRSSKEQIAKNPSFTQLKAVRQGQIFVVPSGVYLWSVRSAEGALYPLWLAKVLYPENFTELNLEDEVKKFYLKFYRYELSDEELRGILNPGL; encoded by the coding sequence ATGTTTAAAAAAATTCTATTTTTGGCCGCGATGGCGGTTATTTTGCAGGCTAGGGTCGTGCTTGATAGCGACGGCAAGGAGGTTCAGGTTCCGGATGTCATAGAGCGAGCTACGCCGATGATCGGGGCGTTCGTGCAGGTTAGCGCGATGCTGGGTAACGAAGATCGTATCATCTCAGGCGCGACGAGGCTGCCGCCGTTGATGGAGAAAATTTTCCCAAAAATCCGCACGAGCGGCAATCAAAGCGGTATACTGGGTAGCAGCGTCGAGACTCTCATCGCCTCAAAAACGCAGGTGGTGTTCGGTCCCGTGGGGATGATGTTTGACGAAAACGCCAAAAAGCAGCTAGAGGCCGCAAGCATCGCGGTCGTGAAGGTTGATAAGATGTCAAACGTGAAGGAGATTCAGGATAGCTTTAGCAAGATCGCGCAGATCTGGGGCGGGCAGAGCGTGCAGCGCGCAAAAGAATTTAACGCGTATTTCGACGAAAACGTGAAATTCGCAAGCGAACGCACGGCAAAGATCGAGCCTAAAAAGCGCGTTTTGGTGCTAAATTTCAACTCCGGAAATTTTAGTACCATCAGCAGCTCGGACATCGGCGCGGAGTATATAAAAATCGCCGGCGGGATAAATTTGAGCTCAGAGATCAGCAAAGAGGATTTTAAAATTTCAAAGGCGCTAAACGAAGAGCAAGTTATCATTTTTAACCCAGATGTGATAATCACAAACTCGCGTTCCAGCAAGGAGCAAATCGCTAAAAATCCGTCATTTACGCAGTTAAAAGCGGTACGGCAGGGGCAAATTTTCGTCGTGCCTAGCGGCGTGTATCTATGGAGTGTGCGCAGCGCCGAAGGCGCGCTATATCCGTTGTGGCTGGCAAAAGTCCTATATCCTGAAAATTTTACCGAGTTAAATTTAGAAGACGAGGTAAAGAAATTTTATCTCAAATTTTACCGCTACGAACTAAGCGATGAAGAGCTGAGAGGGATACTAAATCCCGGGCTTTAA
- a CDS encoding TOBE domain-containing protein, which produces MFSARNQLQAQITEVREGAVNSLIVAKLQGGETVKATVTVDSQKALELAVGKKVVYLFKASSIIVAKGEDKLKLSATNQLKGKVVRVVEGAVNAEVDIEIAGGDKLSAIVTNESAKNLSLKAGDEVTAIIKATQIIVGA; this is translated from the coding sequence ATGTTTAGCGCAAGAAATCAACTACAAGCTCAAATCACGGAGGTAAGAGAAGGAGCGGTAAATTCGCTCATCGTAGCAAAGCTACAAGGCGGAGAGACGGTAAAAGCGACCGTAACCGTAGATAGCCAAAAGGCTTTGGAGTTAGCGGTAGGTAAGAAGGTGGTTTATCTATTTAAAGCTTCTTCTATCATAGTAGCCAAGGGCGAAGACAAACTAAAGTTAAGCGCTACCAACCAACTAAAAGGTAAGGTGGTAAGAGTAGTAGAAGGTGCGGTAAACGCTGAAGTAGATATAGAGATAGCCGGCGGAGATAAGCTAAGCGCTATCGTTACCAACGAATCCGCTAAAAACCTATCTTTAAAAGCAGGCGATGAAGTAACGGCTATCATCAAAGCTACTCAAATCATCGTCGGGGCGTGA
- the fdhD gene encoding formate dehydrogenase accessory sulfurtransferase FdhD, which translates to MQPIFTTQIIKFKGAQKSAVDDILVREIKLEIYINGKRFGALMATPTDQEALAAGYLISENLIASPADIESIELSDDALSVLVKAKINEKRLEQFDEEKVIISGCGRSSTANIDPEAMAARAIKAEVKFNKDEILRQMGQFYTQCELYEMTGCVHTAKLFVSGEQFYIGEDIAQHNTIDKAVGKAILAGAQLQNSFLMVSGRLSSEMVAKAVMHGIPVLVSRTAPTSLGVVIARKFNLTLCGFARGENINVYSGAERIYE; encoded by the coding sequence ATGCAACCGATTTTTACGACGCAAATCATCAAATTTAAAGGCGCGCAAAAAAGCGCCGTTGATGATATTTTGGTGCGCGAGATCAAGCTTGAGATCTACATAAACGGCAAGCGTTTCGGCGCGCTGATGGCGACTCCGACCGATCAGGAGGCGCTGGCTGCGGGCTATCTCATCAGTGAAAATTTGATCGCAAGCCCTGCGGATATCGAGAGCATAGAGCTCTCAGACGACGCTTTAAGCGTGCTGGTAAAGGCTAAAATCAACGAAAAACGCCTCGAGCAGTTTGACGAGGAAAAGGTGATAATCAGCGGCTGCGGACGCAGCTCTACGGCAAATATCGACCCTGAGGCTATGGCGGCGCGCGCTATAAAGGCCGAGGTCAAATTTAACAAAGACGAAATTTTGCGCCAGATGGGGCAGTTTTACACGCAGTGCGAGCTTTATGAGATGACGGGCTGCGTGCACACGGCCAAGCTTTTCGTGAGCGGCGAGCAGTTTTATATCGGCGAGGATATCGCTCAGCACAACACGATAGATAAAGCCGTCGGCAAAGCTATACTAGCCGGCGCGCAGCTGCAAAATTCGTTTTTGATGGTGAGCGGCAGGCTAAGCTCTGAAATGGTCGCAAAAGCCGTCATGCACGGCATCCCCGTGCTCGTCTCGCGCACGGCTCCGACTAGCCTCGGCGTCGTGATAGCGCGTAAATTTAACCTCACGCTGTGCGGCTTCGCGCGCGGCGAAAACATAAACGTATATAGCGGCGCGGAGAGAATCTATGAGTGA
- a CDS encoding winged helix-turn-helix domain-containing protein, whose amino-acid sequence MSEQIQGLIAKLLNPKGRLDCGAAFKIASKLGVPVGEVSDEAEKMGVKIDNCELGQFGGLENGRGKYTVMTQLKQMTDEKGRILCKDARDAAAGVGLKTIRGALKDYKIDVKYCQLGCFKEKKGKKMRVKTKTWIENDEGELIFGKGKTEVLDVIAEVGSISKAAEILGMNYKKCWNHLQILQKNLKEELFTTKQGGGENAGTTLNERAHELINAYRQLQNDIEDFADKRFKELFLKKDGEKKDSAKDDANDKKK is encoded by the coding sequence ATGAGTGAGCAAATCCAGGGACTCATCGCAAAACTGTTAAATCCAAAGGGTAGGCTAGACTGCGGAGCGGCGTTTAAGATCGCCTCAAAGCTAGGCGTTCCGGTCGGCGAGGTTAGCGACGAAGCCGAAAAAATGGGCGTAAAGATCGACAACTGCGAGCTAGGGCAGTTTGGCGGGCTGGAAAACGGACGTGGCAAATACACCGTGATGACGCAGCTAAAACAGATGACCGACGAAAAGGGCAGAATACTGTGTAAAGACGCTAGAGACGCAGCTGCAGGCGTGGGACTAAAGACCATCCGCGGGGCGCTAAAAGACTATAAAATCGACGTAAAATACTGCCAGCTGGGGTGTTTTAAGGAGAAGAAAGGAAAAAAGATGAGAGTAAAAACCAAAACCTGGATAGAAAACGACGAGGGCGAGCTGATCTTCGGTAAGGGCAAAACCGAAGTCCTAGACGTCATCGCCGAGGTCGGCTCGATCTCAAAGGCCGCCGAAATCCTAGGTATGAACTATAAAAAATGCTGGAATCATCTGCAAATTTTGCAAAAAAATCTAAAAGAGGAGCTCTTTACCACCAAACAAGGCGGCGGCGAGAACGCCGGCACGACGCTAAACGAGCGCGCGCATGAGCTCATAAACGCCTATAGGCAGCTACAAAACGACATCGAGGACTTTGCCGATAAGCGCTTTAAGGAGCTGTTTTTGAAAAAAGACGGCGAGAAAAAGGACTCGGCCAAAGACGACGCAAACGATAAAAAGAAATAA
- a CDS encoding aminotransferase class V-fold PLP-dependent enzyme, with translation MANLDEIRKNIILKPGVHYFDFAASGLAYEPVEREIGEILKTYANTHSDSSSSAIITQRRYEGARASLKKLLGLDERFYLIACGQGATAAIKKFQELLGIYLPPATRSAIGEANLRAAQLPLVLVSPYEHHSNELSFREGLCDYLRVPLSEGGEIDLIALERILKLNATRRIIGSFSAASNVTGVISDYKKISELIRAAGGIVAFDCAALSSHANLDCDYFDAIFLSPHKLLGGPASCGLLAIKKELLSGDVPTFAAGGTVAYANREGHVFLKNPEQLEEGGTPPITGLMRANLAYALRNEVGFERIKSAEDELARLFESELAGIDEIINYAPKGVPRLPIISFNVRGVSAYDFAASLSNDFGIQTRAGVMCAGPYAHDLLGIKEGRMPESKPGFVRVSLHYTHTEQDVYYLVNAIKSCIKKHRELWGEEKAMYEMFGGKI, from the coding sequence ATGGCAAATTTAGACGAAATAAGAAAAAATATCATACTAAAACCTGGCGTGCATTATTTTGATTTCGCGGCTTCGGGGCTTGCTTATGAGCCCGTAGAGCGCGAGATAGGCGAAATTTTAAAAACCTACGCCAACACCCACTCCGACAGTAGTTCGAGCGCCATCATCACGCAGCGTCGCTACGAGGGCGCGCGCGCGAGCCTAAAAAAGCTGCTGGGACTTGACGAGCGGTTTTATCTCATCGCTTGCGGACAGGGCGCGACGGCCGCGATCAAGAAATTTCAGGAGCTGCTTGGCATCTATCTACCGCCTGCGACCAGAAGCGCGATCGGCGAGGCAAATTTACGCGCCGCGCAGCTTCCGCTCGTGCTCGTTTCGCCATACGAACACCATTCAAACGAGCTTAGCTTTCGCGAGGGGCTTTGCGACTACCTGCGCGTGCCGCTTAGCGAGGGCGGCGAGATCGATCTGATTGCGCTTGAGCGCATCCTAAAGCTTAACGCAACACGCCGTATCATCGGCTCGTTTAGCGCCGCCTCAAACGTCACGGGCGTCATTAGCGACTATAAAAAGATTAGCGAGCTAATCAGAGCCGCAGGCGGTATCGTGGCCTTTGACTGCGCGGCGCTTAGCTCGCACGCGAATTTAGATTGCGACTACTTTGACGCGATTTTCCTCTCGCCGCATAAGCTACTCGGAGGACCTGCTAGCTGCGGGCTTTTGGCGATCAAAAAGGAGCTGCTTAGCGGTGACGTGCCGACATTTGCCGCGGGCGGAACGGTCGCCTACGCTAACCGCGAAGGACACGTATTTTTGAAAAATCCCGAGCAGCTAGAGGAGGGCGGTACGCCGCCTATCACCGGGCTCATGCGAGCAAATTTGGCCTACGCGCTGCGAAACGAGGTCGGTTTTGAGAGGATAAAAAGTGCCGAGGACGAGCTAGCGCGGCTTTTTGAGAGCGAGCTAGCGGGCATTGACGAGATCATAAACTACGCTCCAAAGGGCGTGCCGCGGCTGCCGATAATTTCCTTTAACGTGCGCGGCGTCTCGGCGTATGATTTCGCCGCGAGCCTTAGCAACGACTTTGGCATCCAGACGCGCGCCGGCGTGATGTGCGCGGGTCCGTACGCTCACGATCTGCTGGGTATCAAGGAGGGGCGCATGCCAGAAAGCAAGCCTGGCTTCGTGCGCGTGAGCCTGCACTACACGCACACCGAGCAGGACGTGTACTATCTCGTGAACGCGATAAAATCCTGCATCAAAAAGCACCGCGAGCTTTGGGGTGAGGAAAAGGCGATGTATGAGATGTTTGGCGGGAAAATTTAA
- the tupA gene encoding tungstate ABC transporter substrate-binding protein TupA produces the protein MKKVILGSLVASVLAFAGDSELIMATTTSTDNTGLLDAIYPAYKAKTGVDIKWTAVGTGAALKLGENCDADILFVHSPKVEKEFVEKGFGVERKAVMYNDFVVIADKSIADKFKGKDIKESFELIKKENIKFFSRGDKSGTDNKEKGIWKKINGEVPEKDGWYMQTGQGMLATINAAAEQKGVTFTDRGTYIKYEDTKKGVPEMVIINEGDNDLKNFYSLIAVNPKHCAKADIENANKFIEWATSEEGQKFIGDFKLLDKPLFTPDANTRKN, from the coding sequence ATGAAAAAAGTAATATTAGGCTCGCTAGTTGCGAGCGTTTTGGCGTTTGCGGGCGATAGCGAACTCATCATGGCAACCACGACCAGCACCGATAACACGGGGCTGCTAGACGCGATCTATCCTGCGTATAAGGCAAAAACCGGCGTCGATATCAAATGGACGGCGGTAGGCACTGGAGCGGCTTTAAAACTAGGCGAAAACTGCGATGCGGACATACTTTTCGTGCATTCGCCAAAAGTTGAGAAAGAATTCGTAGAAAAGGGCTTTGGCGTCGAGAGAAAAGCCGTAATGTACAATGACTTCGTCGTCATCGCCGATAAATCGATCGCGGATAAATTTAAAGGCAAAGACATAAAAGAGAGCTTTGAGCTGATCAAAAAAGAGAATATCAAATTTTTCTCTCGCGGCGATAAATCAGGTACCGACAACAAAGAAAAAGGTATCTGGAAGAAAATCAACGGCGAAGTACCTGAAAAAGACGGCTGGTACATGCAAACCGGCCAAGGCATGCTAGCTACTATCAACGCGGCAGCCGAGCAAAAGGGCGTGACGTTCACCGACCGCGGCACCTACATCAAGTACGAGGACACCAAAAAAGGCGTGCCTGAGATGGTTATCATCAACGAGGGCGACAACGACCTAAAGAACTTCTACTCGCTAATCGCGGTAAATCCGAAGCACTGCGCTAAGGCCGACATCGAAAACGCAAACAAATTTATCGAGTGGGCGACGAGCGAAGAGGGTCAGAAATTTATCGGCGACTTTAAGCTGCTAGATAAGCCGCTTTTTACGCCTGACGCGAATACTCGCAAGAACTAA
- the tupB gene encoding tungstate ABC transporter permease TupB produces the protein MDFLLNGFLEAFRLLFSGDEETYSAIRATLYTSSVSIFFAILVGFPLGFTLGFYDFRGRRALRLLSDTALAMPTVAIGLILYAFITRNGPFGEFGLLFTLKAVMLGQFVLALPIIISLSASVVENMDKKHYLTILNLRLSAPRLVSCVLYELRYALMVVVATAYGRIVAEVGVAMMIGGNIKYFTRTITTAVSLETNKGEFAMGIALALVLIFIAFAVNLAIHALKRLDR, from the coding sequence TTGGATTTTTTACTAAACGGATTTTTGGAGGCCTTTAGGCTGCTCTTTAGCGGCGACGAGGAGACGTATTCGGCGATCAGGGCGACGCTTTACACTTCGAGCGTTTCGATATTTTTTGCGATTTTAGTCGGCTTTCCGCTTGGATTTACGCTGGGATTTTACGACTTTAGAGGGCGCAGGGCGCTTAGGCTGCTTAGCGATACGGCGCTTGCGATGCCGACTGTTGCGATCGGGCTTATTTTATACGCGTTTATCACGCGAAACGGCCCGTTTGGCGAGTTTGGACTACTTTTTACTCTAAAGGCCGTTATGCTCGGGCAGTTCGTGCTGGCTCTGCCTATCATCATCTCGCTAAGCGCCAGCGTCGTGGAAAATATGGACAAAAAGCACTATCTAACCATCCTAAATTTACGCCTGAGCGCGCCTAGGCTCGTTAGCTGCGTGCTTTACGAGCTAAGATACGCTTTGATGGTGGTCGTAGCGACGGCGTACGGGCGCATCGTGGCCGAGGTCGGCGTTGCGATGATGATCGGCGGAAATATCAAATACTTCACCCGCACGATCACGACCGCGGTGTCGCTGGAGACGAACAAAGGCGAGTTTGCTATGGGTATCGCGCTGGCTTTGGTGCTTATCTTTATCGCGTTTGCCGTAAATTTGGCGATACATGCGCTAAAAAGGCTTGATAGATGA
- the tupC gene encoding tungstate ABC transporter ATP-binding protein TupC: MINVRDLRLNYGASEILNIPRLDIDVSKITALTGSNGSGKSTLMRVMSFLQKPTSGEVRLWGSSAPSLNLLRDVSVLLPEPALLKRSVRENFRAVLKSRGVLGEFDERASEALNLVGLDESFLNKRHFELSSGQTQRVSFALNLALRSRLYLLDEPTNSVDVGTSKLFGKAVLYMRQRYGCGFVIASHDDKWLSAVAEENVFLHKGRVCEFEYKNIFDARDGVLKFDENASVNLPQNLRNAVKIAVNPSKITLSKTPIEGYLGGILHSVSLYLGKDLLVKIKIGDFLIKTLAPNSQKFNIGESIYFKFDEGAFLGLE, translated from the coding sequence GTGATAAACGTTAGAGATTTACGCCTAAACTACGGCGCGAGCGAGATTTTAAACATCCCGCGCCTTGATATCGACGTTAGCAAAATCACCGCGCTAACGGGTAGCAACGGCAGCGGCAAAAGCACGCTAATGCGAGTGATGTCGTTTTTACAAAAGCCAACTAGCGGCGAGGTGCGGCTGTGGGGAAGCAGCGCGCCTAGTCTAAATTTGCTGCGCGATGTTAGCGTTTTGCTACCAGAACCCGCGCTTTTAAAACGCTCCGTGAGGGAAAATTTTAGAGCCGTTTTAAAAAGCCGCGGAGTACTGGGAGAATTTGACGAGCGAGCGAGCGAGGCGTTAAATTTGGTCGGGCTTGACGAGAGCTTTTTAAACAAGCGCCACTTTGAGCTTAGCTCGGGACAGACGCAGCGCGTTAGCTTTGCGTTAAATTTGGCGCTTAGATCGCGGCTTTATCTACTCGACGAGCCGACAAACAGCGTAGATGTGGGTACCTCAAAGCTTTTCGGCAAAGCGGTGCTTTATATGCGGCAAAGATACGGCTGCGGCTTTGTGATCGCTAGCCACGACGACAAATGGCTAAGCGCGGTCGCCGAAGAAAACGTCTTTTTGCACAAGGGTCGCGTGTGCGAATTCGAGTACAAAAATATATTTGACGCGCGGGACGGGGTTTTAAAATTTGACGAAAATGCGAGCGTAAATTTGCCGCAAAATTTACGTAACGCCGTAAAGATCGCCGTAAATCCAAGCAAAATAACGCTAAGCAAAACGCCGATAGAAGGCTACTTGGGCGGCATCTTGCACTCGGTTTCGCTCTATCTTGGCAAAGATCTTTTGGTAAAAATCAAAATCGGCGACTTTTTGATAAAAACTCTGGCGCCCAATTCGCAAAAATTTAATATCGGCGAGAGTATTTATTTTAAATTTGACGAAGGAGCGTTTTTGGGGCTTGAATGA
- a CDS encoding TorD/DmsD family molecular chaperone: MTSKGEFAAGRGLYYSLFSRFFVFSQDADRFSGVNAMLGLASAHALNEESAAAIMRIQARFDEKNPQNLADEFDEIFHAPPSPLRNSLSYYDEGYEVGHACAKVRKILARTDLRRDEAKFKENEDNVGFVFALMSEFIAREGERELYGELEEQLFKEIINPNIDEFIEGLFNHESSEIYKDVAVLLQGFIEFERVVLSAPRPINQGENKKTLDGVSRSEAIRRQKNRVRKLKAMEEENAKK, translated from the coding sequence ATGACTAGCAAGGGCGAATTTGCGGCGGGACGCGGGCTTTACTACTCGCTATTTTCGCGTTTTTTCGTTTTTAGCCAAGACGCCGATAGATTTAGCGGCGTAAATGCGATGCTAGGCCTTGCCTCTGCGCACGCTCTAAACGAAGAATCGGCCGCCGCGATAATGCGCATACAGGCAAGATTCGACGAGAAAAATCCGCAAAATTTAGCGGATGAATTCGATGAAATTTTCCACGCTCCGCCAAGTCCGCTTAGAAACTCGCTGTCGTACTACGACGAGGGCTACGAGGTTGGACACGCCTGCGCGAAAGTGCGTAAAATTTTAGCCCGCACAGACCTTAGACGCGACGAGGCAAAATTTAAAGAAAACGAAGACAACGTGGGTTTCGTGTTTGCGCTGATGAGCGAATTTATCGCGCGCGAGGGCGAGCGTGAGCTATACGGCGAGCTTGAGGAGCAGCTTTTTAAAGAGATCATAAATCCAAACATCGACGAGTTTATAGAGGGCCTTTTTAATCACGAAAGCAGCGAAATTTACAAAGACGTCGCGGTATTGTTGCAAGGATTTATCGAGTTTGAACGCGTGGTTTTAAGCGCGCCGCGTCCTATAAATCAAGGCGAAAATAAAAAGACTTTGGACGGAGTTTCAAGATCTGAGGCCATAAGAAGGCAAAAAAACCGAGTGAGAAAGCTAAAAGCTATGGAGGAAGAAAATGCAAAAAAATAG
- a CDS encoding twin-arginine translocation signal domain-containing protein: MQKNRREFLKKAGIAGAVAATAGAITVTASNLKYGKSKKTEVLYKRSKSWDLYYEQAK, translated from the coding sequence ATGCAAAAAAATAGGCGAGAATTTCTAAAAAAAGCCGGCATCGCGGGAGCGGTAGCGGCTACGGCCGGAGCCATAACGGTTACGGCGTCAAACTTAAAATACGGCAAAAGCAAAAAGACCGAAGTGCTATACAAAAGAAGCAAAAGCTGGGATCTATACTACGAACAAGCGAAATAA